From the genome of Glycine soja cultivar W05 chromosome 14, ASM419377v2, whole genome shotgun sequence:
TTAactattaagaaatataattaagatttaagattttataataaattatgggAGAAACTTGAGTTTAacctttaagaaattaaaataattttttatacaactaTTGAACACACAAATCATTTGGTGTGAAATTTTAATAGTCTTGAATTCGAGTTTTTATTATCCTGTTaagtattttgaaaaaaaaaatctccaaaAAATGAATTCCTTACACAAaatcaagaaataaaattactcatgttttaaatttcataacaatTAGCATTAAGAAATTTCCTAATTTATCTctaaattttactaaaattattcgcttgattttttgtatatattaaattttattaattgaatcaTTGGATATTTTTACATTAACTTAACAAGTTATGTATAccaaaacttaaataaattagacGTTTGATGGTtctgtaaaaaagaaaatgacatttgttactatataatattatagtcatcatttattaatatttttaaaagtatattgaaatggattcatttaataaattattaaataattataaaatttaataaaaaaaattgtatatttaataagaacttttaatttaatagttgaattcataaaatttaatatatattaagatattgatttatttttttacggaAGTAACTtgatctcttttcttttttatataaactgaTCGAGCGCCTTTTGGgcaatttctttttcaaaaatataatcatacatgttaaaagactaaaattgaacaaaatcaaTGACATCAATTAACACCATGATTGACACCATATAGAAATCTCTCCATCTTTCATAATAACAAGTGGAAATAAGTTATATAAGACACTATAAGTAAAAATATCAGACTAATCCAAGTTGAATAGATCTGACAAAGGAACAATATATTATGCTCGTATCGTATTCAGCAATAAcagattattttagaaaattaattacttatttttaaaaaagataattatttctCTAAAAACGTTGATTTTTGTTGTATGTATTTTGGTATTTGCATTATTGAAGTACCGTTGAGTTAACTGGAAAAGTTAGCTAAACATGATTATCGTCAAAACCAGGAGGTGCCCCACGCACTTTGGTATGGAATTAATTTTATGCCGTTGTCTGTTTTCACGTGTCCACATGCTCTCAATAAATAATCATTGATCAAGACGATGATCGTTCAATTCCAATCCTGTAAAGGAGTAGATCCAACCATTTTTCTCTAAAGAATTGTCAACATGGCAACATTATCTATCTATTTCTACAATAAAGTAGAAGAAATTTATATGTGGTATATATTCACATGTCCTAcatggatatatttttttttctaatagttagaaatagaaataataatttggTTCCACTTTGCCCCATGTAATATAATTGTTCGAAATATTGACCGAGTCAAAACTGGaaataattttgaaagctgtaacGAACATTTTGTGTCTTCTACTTTGGTGGTTTTAGTGGAACAGTTCACGTTTTGCtctgaaagaaaaaattatatgcatACTTGTACATGTTTTCTATTTCACATTCAATTAGTCACCTCTCCATGGATCGACCATTTTAGGGCAACAGGGTCTTTATACTTAtctaaaaatatcataataaaaataatattatcttatcaaaataacaatattatcaTAAGGACCATACATATGagatccatatatatatatggtgagattttttatgtaaaattcaACTTGACTTCATTattattcttatattattatattaagtgACTTAAGCATTGAagtatctttatatatattctcTCTAGACACTTGAAGGAAAGTTATTTTCACATACAGTTTAACGtaacaaaaaagaattataattgTTGACGTAAGAAAGAAGAATTACAATTATTCTTTCGAATCAgtacaaatatcattaatcataattttattttcaagctGAAGATAAAATTACAAATCTTAATTTTAACAACCCAAGTTTCAAAACACTTATACGTAGATAACTTTTACTTTATACACAATACATCTCTTTTTGaattaatacaaaattacaCTATTTAAATTCTCTTTAATTTACCGTATAGAAGTCTGTCTCATTGCATAACAAGAACTTTCTAGATTAATCCTATTCTTATTAAAAGTATCATTTGAAATCCAACTTTGCTACTACCCCACTCATTTGTAACCCATGGTTCATTGATTATATTGGGTAAAATTACTTTTTGCCACTCTAATCAAATGAACTCTCTAGCTTGTTGCTGGCTAATGCTCATTAGGCATGTCATAACAATCACACCTACCCTTTGTACCGTCACATGGGTTTTGATGACACCATTACACTCAAccctacatttttattttattttgtttggaaAGTCAAGACCTGCTTTCTAATAATCTCTGGTCAAATTGAAGAAACAAGTGTTGTCTTCTAATTTCCCTGTATGATGTTTGTTAAAAGAATTACGAACTTGTTCGTGGTGTGTCCTTTGTAATTGGTCATCTTTGTTCCGTCCGAAACATTACATGAGAACACATGTAGCTCCCCTATCTTCTAGCTCTTACGGTCGTTATCTTAAAGATTTTAAGATAATGTCTGAAACAAACATTATCTTAAAGACTTTGACCTTGTCATCCATGTCCTTAATAATATAGATATCATTTTCTCATTAACTATGCTTCCATGAGAACACACGTCGCTCCCCTGTTTTGTTTGCTGATGTTAACAAATTATAGATTGTGTTAGACAAATTATATATTCAGATATGATCTTAAATTCTCATTAACTATgttaacaaattataatttcgattttgtttaaaatacactaaaattatatttttctaaaatatttctgaaaataatttattaagataCCCTTACTTACTTTTGAACAAGAGTATTTTAAGAAGTTATATTATcgattttcataaattatataagaagTAACTTACTTAAATACTTCTAAAAATAAGTAGGCAtgcattaagaaaattaaaaccaaGTATCTGTTTTGATACGCATTCTTAACTTTCAGAATTTTGAAATCATGCCAAAAAAATGCAGAAGCTACTGACCAGATGCGGATCCATTCTTCCAAATCACAGATCTAAACATGCGTTAATTATACACATGCAgatctatttttcaaaattgcgTTTCCAAACATGCagtcattataaatttatactGCAACGTGCAAGCCTACACGTAGATATGTGAATGTATGCGCTGTGTGCACGTaatttaataactattttttaaaaaaagaaaaacatatttttgcctATGTTAAACTCTTAATTTAATCCTATAACATCAGCCAAATAATAAAGGGTTTCAGTAGTTTACTTAAGGTCTTCGATTTAAAACTTGTTACTTCTATTGTAcagcaacaacaataacaacaacaaaaatggaAAACTTAATGGGTAAgaaatttttggttttaaaaactaAAGGAGGGGGAACCTTTACTTCCCCAGCTTTTTCCCTCATTAATTTCCAAAACAATAATGCCACTGGGAATGCATTTTATCTGTAAGGACCTATGCATCTACGAGAATATACGACAAAAGTTATCAGAGGACCGGCACAACACTGGACCTGGAGTATTCACTATCAAATATAAAAGGGCAAATCAAGGGTCTCCTTCAAAATAGTTGCAAtggtgaatgaatgaatgaatggttGAATAGTGATGCGACACCTCCACTAACATGGAGAGAGATTCACCATCCAGCATCTTCCTCACCATGttacatatatatttgaatatttgtcAGTAGCAAGGTGGCATGTGCCACCTTTTGTGGCTGTTTTGACAAACATCTgccaacttatttatttatcagcAATTTCATTGTAAGGGTATGACATCAAACTCCCATCTACATTATGCCTTTCTGGTCTCAGGTCTCGCATCAGTATACACCTTAAAATTAACAGCACTCAGgaataaaaattgatgttgctAATATGTTTGTGTTGTGTTGAAGGTGAAGATAAGTTAGATAAATAAACCTCTTAAGCCCATAATATAGTTAAAACAATCTTCTTGATGCCCCTAGTCACACTAGTCAAAAGGAAAACCACCTAGGAATATTATATCATGTTACATGCCTAAATAATGGCTAATCTTTGTAGTTCATTTGAACTGAAACCGCATTAAAAGCTTTACAGATTTTAATTGCTCGCCCTTCTGATCAAATAGAGGGACTGCACGGAAACCAGATCTTAACTCAGAGATTGGCAAACATGTTTGCCCACCAAAGTCATCCTTTTCATGCTTATCATATTCTCGAACTTCTATTCGGAGCAAAGCTAGTTCTGGAACAGTCAAGGGAAATTCAAACTCTTCGTCCCAGACGGGAAACCAGTTGTCTTGAATTACCTTGGTCTTCTTATTGGCTTTATCAGCTGGTACTCCAACAATGCAAACCtgatatataaattaatcaaatgctaagtataatatattattgtatTTGTATCTCTCTCTTGTTTCCTGATGATAACTGCAATTACACAATTAGTTCTTCAGATTCAAGCCATTATCAACAACTAACTTCAAGGGATTtccaacaataatttttacacGATCTTGAAACTATGTAGTCTGCTCTCCAAGGTATATGCACATCCCATACAAATTGTGAAATGCAGATATAGGAGATGGTTATAAAAAGTTGAAGGGTTTGTAACATTCATACCAAGAAAAGTTCAGCACATAACTAGTTGGAGGTGTATCAATCATTATTCAAACATGAAGACTAGGCCACATTTTCAAGTTCAATTGTCAAAAACATCTCTTCACGAGATGTTCAACTATGTCAATCCACTGACGGATTACTGCCCCTGATCTGcaatattagtaaaaatattGAACTCACCTTTGTGTAAAAGTCCGGTGGAGAGAAGGAATCAAAGTGCGTTTTGCTGAAATCTGAGCTCCACCCATTTCCCATATATACTTTCACCTATATGTTGATGGGGAGAAGTTTAAACGATGTCACCAAATCAAttgatttccttttcaaatagtACCTTACCTTCAATGTTTTCTTCACTGGCAATGCTCTTTTAGGATCAAAAACCTCATTATGTGGACCTTTTTCTATTAGAAATGCAGGCTTTTTCACATAACCACACCCGCCATTTGCTCTAAACATGCCTTGCATGTACCAGAGTGATTTTCCATGCCCCTGATAAAGAAAAACACACACTGATGcactaaacaaaagaaaaataacatcaTACTAGTTACTAGCATATGCCTGTCAACAAAATACCTTAATAAGAAGAAATTCACAAAATCCATATAGCACTAGCAGTGATTGTTCTACTGGTAACACTAAAATAGTGTacaataaagaattaaatatatgtGGGCACAACTtaagaaatattaattcaaTATGCATTAAGATTGCTCCACTACAGAAAATAGCCCGAAGATGTAACTATGCATGCTTCACTAGTTTCCTGATCATCCAAGTTTGCAActgtataataaaattttaacatggaTCATGTGTGATAGAGTGCATCAGGACTATAAATATAGAACACTAGGATGAACCTTTTATTTGAAACAACCTTGGTCATAAGTCCCTCACCTGCATGTTAAATGCCACCATCTGAGCTCCATACATCCATCCTATATGTGGCCTGTAATTCGAGGAGGTAACACGTGTTCCCTTTGGATACACCCTGATAATATTCTTCTGTGTAAATCTGGAAGCATAAAATGCATCTATCTTATTTGAGAGGTTGTCAACTATAAAAGTGTTGAAAATATTTGCAGTTAGCACTACTATGTACTGAGTAGGATACCTAACAATATCTGATCCATAAGTAGCAGAAGCCTTTTCAAGTTCCTGTTCGCTCAAGCTCAAGCGCTTCACGCCCCCAACATTGTTCAAGTGGTGCTTTACATGACCCTTTGGCTTCCCAGCATGGATTGTAATCAAACGTTTGTACTCAGGTGCACTCTGTTGGTCTGATTTTTTATCACGAGCATTCAAGCCTTCCTCATCAAGATCACTTCCATTTAACTATCcagttgggggggggggggggggggggatgacATAAGCACACAGAGCTTATAAATGCAAATCGAATCAGACACAAATATGACTTTATGCTCACCTTCTCATCAACAGCCTCCAATTCAGGGATAACACATGGGGATAATGATCCTTCTTCAGTTGATTCCCTCTCACTGTCACTATCCTTGAATTGCTTGGATTCAAGATATTCTTTTGGTGGTTTGGTTGATATAAGAATTCGACCTTTCAACGATTCTGGTGTGGGGAATTCTGTCAGAGAATCTGCCTGAGGAAAATAGAGCATGTCTCCAAATACTTGAGCTATCATCTGCAAATAAGATTAAATTTGCATTCAATGCCTACAAAAATAGGGACTTGAAGTAGAttctttttgtgtgtgtggTAACAATGGAACATTACCTCTGCAACTTTAGCTTGAAGGAATGGTGTAAGGTGGTCCTCTAAAGTTATGATGACTGGGTAGTCAGATTTAACAAAAGCATACTCTTTTATGGACTTTAAACATTGGATAAGTGAGACAGGAGCAGTAAGTGTCctgaaatatttaagaaaaaggtTACAAAGCAAATGAGTTTTACAAATTGCACCATGAATATCTGAAAACTATAAAGCATCAAAATAGTCATCTAGCTCCACAAGATTGAACTCAAGATCAGCACCTTCCATGAACTACGTCGATATCATCTTTAGTTGAATTTGGCCATAAATCTAGTTCAATTACTCGCACACCTCGTTGCAAAGCCTTTATGATTGGCACATCACTGCAATCGCTGCTCAGCTGATTCCCAGTCAGGTAGGAATTGTGCCCTGTATATATGAAATAATGTGACAACGGAGCATTCATATCATGATGTACCTGGCATGACACATCATTCATATTGTCAAGAAGAAACACAAacattccttaaaaaaataacaccaTAAACTAGATATTGTCCTCAACCTATATACTCATTTTTTCCAGTTTAATCTCCGATAATTGGCTTTAACAAATGAAGTGTattgatgatttaattttagACACTCTTACACTAGTATAACTATTGATCATTATAAATCCAATGTCACTCACAAACTTTACATGTAACTGCAGAAGATAAATCCAAGTCAGTTTCACTCCTTATTCAAACTTTCCCCTTTTAGTTGGAGGTCGTGACTCACAATTCTGGCACATAAGAAAATATCACTACACATTACATACATTCAAAGAAAAGCTCTCAGGTCTCGATTGTTTgaacttttaagtaaaaaaaaaattcagttaaaagatatcttcaaaaatattctaaagatcaaacatttttaaaaattaatttgtgttttcctcaaaaaatttattttccaaaattcatCTAATCTCATCCTTTATCTATTTGATATCTAACAACATCTGACAAGTGTTGTAAATAAGTTAGACTTCCCTATGTTGGCTCCATAATGTGATGTAACAGTTCATaccttcaatttcaatttttgtcaCTTGAAAGGACTCAAAGTAATGGATAGGAAGCTAAATTCTATGTCCTTTATAAAGCTATTTATGACAGGTGCCATTTCTTGCCTGTTATATAAACTTTTCCATTTCTCCTTTTTATGCTTTCCTTTTTGTGCAGtaaaaagaagataaagaaaCATAACATGTGGAAATTAAACAATAAAGCAAATTAGTACAACAGCGAATAATCCATCaaaacacacacacgcacaaaTATCCTCGAGACAGCAACCACCCCTTTTTTAACGTATTCCCCAACGTTAATCCATTGAATACAGATCACGCAAATATGCTTtgtctatgttttttttttctccagaaattaatcatttcaaaatatcatcaaaattgattttaccaTTTTCATATACATAGGGTGTGTTTGCGAACCAGAACGCAAGTGctgaaaaaaaatatccatCACATTGTTTTAGCTTTTATGTCTTGGaacagtattttttttgttgaatgtgaATTTCCAACGCTTGACCAAATACACACATAGTTGTCCAAAATCAAACATTGTTAACGTATTTAAATTTTGAGGACTAACTATCTATCAActttattagattttatttggTAAAATCTTCATGCATCTTTCACATGAGTCAATTCTGCTAGTAAAATCATTGTTTGCCACAAAACTCTATCTAGGACTCAAATTTGAAATCACCTTGCCGGAATAACCTTACACCAGTTAATTGATGCGCTTGGTGATATTGGTTTGTTATCTTAGTAAGACCTTCTCCGTAACAACGTTTACAAACACTAACAAGATGACAAAATGCTTATATAAGGTAACAAAAAAATCCTACATCCTAGTTTGGATTTTTTCCAACTTAGAAGTTAGAACCTTTATGACACGTAATATTTCATTGCATAAAATAATAGGTAGTGAACAAAAacggtttttgtttttgttgcacCTTTATcggagaaagcaaaagaaagagACCTGGGATTTGAGGGGATCGTTGAAATCGACGAGGAACAAGAAACGGAAGAACTCGTCGAGGCTGAgaccattgttgttgttgtcggtGTGGTGGTCGCATTCGGCATTGGTGTCGTTTTGTTTGCGCGATTGAATGATGCTGTCGAGGATGCGGTTGGAATCCTCAGCGGAGCAGTCCGTTTCGCGCTGGTGATCGTGCAGGAAGCGGAGGAGCTGGTCGGCGGACATGGATGCGGCAGCGGCGTCGGAGAAGGCGGAGAAGGCCTCCTTGACGTCCGGCGGAGGGGCCTGCTCGGAGACGGCGAATTTTCTATTGAAGTACTTGAACATTTTGTAGCTGTAGGTGACGGTGCCCATTGTTGGACacggagaaaagaagaagaagaagaagaagaagaagaaggagaaagcgATGGGTATGAAATAAATGGTGAATGAAAACCTTTTGAATTTGGAGTTTGGGAGACAGAGAGAAACACCGTAAACATAAATGGAATGCGAGTTAAGCGGAACCCATTGTCGTTTACACTTTAGACTGACTAACACGTAAATTTTGCTTTTtcgtaaaaaaaatgttctatTTCCTCTTATTTtcctaaatatatatttttgttaactttatttttttttataaatttaaaatgattaaaagtgATATCAAGAGCCTTTATCAACATTTATAACAAATGAAATTGAGAATAAATGATTATgcattgatataaaaaaatttaacatatttataataaatttgttagacTTTTAAAGGTATAATGTGATTAGATGATAATGTTACACTATTTTACCTTATAAGCTTATAGACATTAAATTCAATGAAATATatgtttcaaattaattataattttaactatatttctcataattcatattttgtctttttatagCTAGATGTAAAAGTAATTAAACTATAAACAATTCAAATATGttaatttcaagttttatttgTCAATAAGTAGAGATGAAGCTTTTAATTAGGattgtttatataaatgaattaaacttgaataaattataattttacaaaGGATTTTAAGTGTTTAATTTGAGACTCTCATGTTTATCCTTTTAATCAGGAGTGtgtattattatttgaaatattaaaaataggaAACAGACgcaatcaaacaaataaaatggtttaaaaaaagatttaaatgtaattttggtccttttattttatttaattgataattttgatccctttattttaaaattaacacacttgattcttttattttaaaaaatttataattttgattttcctatttcaaaataattcttatataatagggaattcataatttttgtcttcatatttttaaaaaactacaattttgatttaatatctaattttacttatattttatttcttattttgttattaattaaattatttattagtggtactttaaatgaatatgttaagTTTAAGGTTTAATTGgatcaagacaaaaaaaatagataaaattgagaatttgtttaaaattataatttttttaaaataaaaagattaaatatctttattttaaaataaaattattaaaatcataaattttttaaaatatcatgattaaatgtctcaattttaaaataaaaaaataaaaattacaaaaataaacaaaatagaaaggctcaaattatatttaaatcaaaaataaattataatcattatttGTATGTCTCTCTCGTACTAAAAATTTATAGTTGAAGAGGATCCACATGCCTTAATTACTGTTATCTttagtttaataaaatttgagaaGAGAGAAGTGACTAAGTAGGAAAGAAAAAGTACTTTGACGTAACTTGGTTAAGGAAAGTGAATGAAGTATGGAAGTGATGAACTCAAATAATAATGAGTATGTTTGTATAGTCATCTGCGG
Proteins encoded in this window:
- the LOC114383514 gene encoding phosphoinositide phospholipase C 6-like, which gives rise to MGTVTYSYKMFKYFNRKFAVSEQAPPPDVKEAFSAFSDAAAASMSADQLLRFLHDHQRETDCSAEDSNRILDSIIQSRKQNDTNAECDHHTDNNNNGLSLDEFFRFLFLVDFNDPLKSQVHHDMNAPLSHYFIYTGHNSYLTGNQLSSDCSDVPIIKALQRGVRVIELDLWPNSTKDDIDVVHGRTLTAPVSLIQCLKSIKEYAFVKSDYPVIITLEDHLTPFLQAKVAEMIAQVFGDMLYFPQADSLTEFPTPESLKGRILISTKPPKEYLESKQFKDSDSERESTEEGSLSPCVIPELEAVDEKLNGSDLDEEGLNARDKKSDQQSAPEYKRLITIHAGKPKGHVKHHLNNVGGVKRLSLSEQELEKASATYGSDIVRFTQKNIIRVYPKGTRVTSSNYRPHIGWMYGAQMVAFNMQGHGKSLWYMQGMFRANGGCGYVKKPAFLIEKGPHNEVFDPKRALPVKKTLKVKVYMGNGWSSDFSKTHFDSFSPPDFYTKVCIVGVPADKANKKTKVIQDNWFPVWDEEFEFPLTVPELALLRIEVREYDKHEKDDFGGQTCLPISELRSGFRAVPLFDQKGEQLKSVKLLMRFQFK